One stretch of Zingiber officinale cultivar Zhangliang chromosome 6B, Zo_v1.1, whole genome shotgun sequence DNA includes these proteins:
- the LOC121990839 gene encoding putative disease resistance protein RGA1, with translation MVCDSLWAINSMIVIPKMGMLYNKCLEWDSVFDPELDVPAEFEDWERDVAAAIIDVGELLSRIMDWEASLHRSIVGNTKQVHFRHVILVELKEMLCHLNSLVLRGSAMGLRRDPMDSMNPLQEDYSIVLKNEVVGREEDLEKLIAILERQLVSSNNIGDDNNPFVIVIDGTPGVGKTTLAHMIYHHTWVRQQFHHRIWMDLPLVSPFKMINIIGNEFLRSINKEEYCDQKLHLDLSLLAMWEYINEQLCGSRYLLVLHCENLVSLMQSGEWNELKNILLRVGGPGSGVLIIYKFSTVSFVRDTGFLNRMKDIITYPLKTLSADACVELFKRQAATTIPSSKQDKSERDAWLLRNCIPTQAFGAKVFGSLSHNIPASFAHNLFYEVYMVRNLPLVIIRLHQYQHLLDVDNDYDVILHMLTAEYLIPTEGLERDWIQLYARPINKRTSLRLSRMVHLHMKVPEYLTTIPRCCRYLCLKINHRAIPFRLPTMPVEVSNKLITLILREHEEATQEDVEEITLQAYKKRRMKATTAISKFLNKMSVRLVHLRILVVETGMIQRLPNEVSKLVNLRYLHLSKLKMELLPKSLFDLPNLRILSLLRCQKLQKIPERIHQLKKLQILKLAYCTKLQRLPKSITRLKNLEVIDVEGCCWLSKLPDDLISFKSLRILNFTRCASLSQIPRGIEQSIDLRKLSGIFVGVDGGFVLAQLQTLTNLQEIRLRNLERAEKTQTEVLMGQQSLRNLSLHWGGEEANESSESATPLQVLEALRPNVHLKMLEIISYKGVEFPTWMSKQELVDFDSLVEVRLINLRRCATLPSLGRLPCLEKLEISGMDLIKHIDDTFYDDGNTYPKLRELTFSEMLALEKWSMTEEKYFKFFPRLRKLTLVQCPKLKEIDLHYYSGTMRIWLNNETTCSAKFCCWGNLRYIQTIEIVGCQELRCLPQGMKSMKYLNKMTINSCNNLTTLVALDSLRALNIYACPVLAFNLESFTELVLLTIKGCPKMQM, from the coding sequence ATGGTTTGTGATAGCCTTTGGGCTATCAATTCAATGATCGTTATCCCTAAGATGGGAATGCTGTATAACAAGTGTTTGGAATGGGATAGTGTATTTGATCCGGAGTTAGATGTGCCTGCAGAATTTGAAGATTGGGAGAGAGACGTGGCTGCAGCAATTATAGATGTGGGAGAGTTACTCAGTAGAATCATGGATTGGGAAGCAAGTTTGCATCGTTCCATCGTGGGCAACACCAAACAGGTGCACTTTCGCCATGTTATTCTAGTGGAGCTGAAAGAGATGCTGTGCCACTTGAATTCTCTTGTGCTGAGAGGATCTGCAATGGGTCTTCGGAGGGACCCTATGGATTCTATGAACCCACTCCAAGAAGACTACTCAATTGTCCTAAAAAATGAGGTGGTGGGTAGAGAGGAAGATCTAGAGAAACTCATTGCAATCTTGGAACGACAACTAGTATCATCCAACAACATTGGCGATGATAACAACCCGTTCGTAATTGTCATAGATGGCACACCAGGAGTTGGGAAGACGACCTTGGCGCATATGATCTACCACCACACTTGGGTTCGCCAACAATTTCATCATCGCATTTGGATGGATCTACCCCTCGTTTCGCCATTCAAGATGATTAATATAATTGGAAACGAATTTCTAAGGTCCATAAACAAGGAAGAATATTGTGATCAGAAATTACACCTAGACCTGTCGCTACTAGCCATGTGGGAATATATTAATGAACAACTCTGTGGTAGTAGATACTTGTTGGTGCTTCATTGTGAAAATTTGGTTAGTTTGATGCAATCAGGTGAGTGGAATGAATTGAAGAATATCCTGTTGCGTGTCGGCGGGCCGGGGAGTGGAGTCTTGATCATCTACAAATTTTCAACAGTATCATTTGTAAGAGACACGGGTTTTCTAAATAGGATGAAGGATATTATAACATACCCCTTGAAGACCTTATCGGCTGATGCATGTGTAGAATTATTCAAGAGACAGGCAGCAACGACAATCCCCTCATCGAAGCAAGACAAATCAGAGAGGGATGCATGGCTACTCCGAAATTGCATTCCTACACAAGCTTTTGGGGCAAAGGTTTTTGGATCGTTAAGCCATAATATTCCGGCATCATTTGCACATAACTTATTCTATGAAGTTTATATGGTTAGGAATCTTCCACTTGTCATCATACGATTACACCAATACCAGCACCTACTGGATgttgataatgattatgatgtcatcttacACATGTTGACCGCTGAATACCTCATACCAACTGAAGGCCTCGAACGAGATTGGATTCAGCTCTATGCAAGACCTATAAACAAGCGAACTTCATTACGGTTATCAAGGATGGTCCACTTGCATATGAAGGTTCCTGAATATTTAACTACTATTCCAAGGTGTTGTCGCTATTTGTGTTTGAAAATTAATCATAGAGCTATACCATTTCGACTACCGACCATGCCAGTTGAGGTGAGCAATAAACTCATAACATTGATTCTACGAGAACATGAGGAAGCGACACAAGAAGATGTTGAGGAAATAACACTTCAAGCATATAAAAAAAGACGCATGAAAGCAACAACTGCAATATCAAAATTCCTCAACAAGATGTCGGTAAGACTCGTACATTTGCGTATATTAGTTGTAGAAACTGGTATGATCCAAAGGCTACCGAATGAAGTTAGCAAGTTGGTTAACTTGAGATACCTCCACCTTTCAAAGCTTAAGATGGAATTACTTCCAAAATCACTTTTTGACCTACCTAATTTGCGAATTTTAAGTTTGCTTCGCTGCCAAAAGCTTCAAAAGATACCTGAACGAATCCATCAACTTAAGAAGTTGCAGATTTTGAAACTAGCTTATTGCACAAAGCTTCAGCGGTTACCAAAATCTATAACAAGACTTAAAAACTTGGAAGTGATTGATGTGGAAGGTTGTTGCTGGCTCAGCAAACTCccagatgatttgatcagtttTAAATCACTGAGAATCCTCAACTTCACTAGATGTGCATCCTTGTCTCAAATTCCCCGTGGGATTGAACAATCAATTGACCTTCGTAAGTTGTCAGGAATATTTGTCGGTGTCGATGGAGGTTTTGTGCTCGCACAGTTGCAAACTTTAACAAATCTTCAGGAAATAAGATTACGAAACCTAGAACGAGCAGAGAAGACTCAAACTGAGGTGCTGATGGGCCAACAAAGTCTTCGCAACTTGTCATTGCATTGGGGTGGTGAAGAAGCAAATGAGAGTTCTGAATCAGCTACACCACTGCAGGTACTCGAAGCTCTCCGACCAAACGTGCATTTGAAAATGCTAGAGATCATTTCTTATAAGGGAGTGGAATTTCCTACTTGGATGAGTAAACAAGAACTTGTCGATTTCGATTCTTTGGTTGAAGTGAGACTCATCAATCTCAGGAGGTGTGCTACATTACCATCACTCGGTAGACTTCCTTGTCTCGAGAAGCTTGAGATAAGTGGCATGGATTTAATAAAACACATAGACGATACATTTTACGATGATGGCAACACATATCCTAAGTTGAGAGAGCTCACTTTCTCGGAAATGCTTGCACTAGAGAAATGGTCTATGAcggaagaaaaatattttaaatttttcccaaggCTTAGAAAATTGACACTAGTTCAGTGCCCAAAACTCAAGGAAATAGATCTGCATTATTATAGTGGTACAATGAGAATATGGTTGAACAATGAGACAACATGCTCCGCTAAATTTTGTTGTTGGGGCAACCTCCGATACATTCAAACAATAGAGATAGTCGGATGCCAAGAGCTGAGATGTCTGCCACAGGGTATGAAAAGCATGAAATATCTAAATAAGATGACAATTAACAGCTGCAACAATTTGACGACTTTGGTAGCATTGGATTCACTTAGAGCATTGAACATATATGCTTGCCCTGTGCTAGCATTCAACCTAGAATCATTTACAGAACTTGTGTTGCTTACAATTAAAGGCTGCCCGAAGATGCAAATGTGA